Below is a genomic region from Actinomadura sp. NAK00032.
ACGAGCACGTCGGCGGCGGCGTAGGCGTCGTCCAGCCGCTTGCCGGTGAGGGGCCCGGCGAGCTCGACCCGGTCGGCGAGCCGGTGCCGGCCGATCAGCCGGCGCAGCCGCGTCACGTGGCCGGGGTCGCGGTCCAGGGGGCCGGCGCATTCGCAGTGCCACGGCAGGTGCGCGAGGGGGGCGAGGGCCTCCACCAGGACGTCGTGGCCCTTGCGCGGGGTCACCGACGCCACGCACAGCAGGCGGGTCGCGCCGTCGGTGCCGGACGCGAGCGGCGCGGGGTCGGTGCCGGGCGGGACGGCGTGGACGCGGGACGGGTCGAGGCCGTGGTGGGCGACGAGGTGGTCCTTCGCCCACGGGCTGGTCGCGACGACCGCGGCCGCCGCCTCCAGGACCTTGCGTTCGCCCGCGTTGAGGTCGTCCTGTCCGGGTTCGTCCGCCAAGGGGAGGTGTACCAGGACCGCCGGCCGCAGGCGGCCGGCCTCCGGGACGACGATGTCCGGCACTCCGCACGCCACCAGGCCGTCCAGCAGCACGACGCTGCCGTCCGGG
It encodes:
- a CDS encoding glycosyltransferase family 4 protein; this translates as MTAAEIPFVVPGGIDDETAPSGGNRYDRRVADELAASGRPVRLLPVPGSWPRPGEQARSALARSLAALPDGSVVLLDGLVACGVPDIVVPEAGRLRPAVLVHLPLADEPGQDDLNAGERKVLEAAAAVVATSPWAKDHLVAHHGLDPSRVHAVPPGTDPAPLASGTDGATRLLCVASVTPRKGHDVLVEALAPLAHLPWHCECAGPLDRDPGHVTRLRRLIGRHRLADRVELAGPLTGKRLDDAYAAADVLVLASRAEPFGMVVTEALARGVPVIATSADGVPDALGWDPTGAVPGLLVPPGDPAALATALRRWLVDPELRGRLRAAARLRRTMLPGWDDTARRMATVLSRMRREARHD